In one window of Rathayibacter caricis DSM 15933 DNA:
- a CDS encoding glutamine synthetase family protein produces the protein MDKQRDFVLRTIEERGIKFVRLWFTDVVGTLKSVAIAPAEVEGAFAEGLGFDGSAIEGLTRSFEADVLAHPDPSTFQILPWRGEIDPTARMFCDITTPDGQPAVADPRNVLKRTLAKAAERGFTFYTHPEIEFYLLKSSTFGAEGPEPVDSAGYFDNVPGGTAHDFRRRSVRMLEDLGISVEFSHHEAGPGQNEIDLRYADALTTADNIMTFRTVIKEVAIEQGVYATFMPKPLSGHPGSGMHTHLSLFEGDVNVFYEQGAQYQLSKLGRQFIAGLLKHAPEITAVTNQFVNSYKRLWGGDEAPSYVSWGHNNRSALVRVPLYKPNKGQSSRIEYRALDSAANPYLAYSLLLAAGLKGIEEGYELPAEAEDNVWSLTDAERRALGYSPLPASLDRAISLMEESELVAETLGEQVFNFVLLNKRKDWAEYRAQVTPYELRSNLEML, from the coding sequence ATGGACAAGCAAAGGGACTTCGTTCTTCGCACCATTGAAGAGCGAGGGATCAAATTCGTTCGCCTCTGGTTCACGGACGTCGTCGGCACTCTGAAGTCGGTCGCGATCGCGCCGGCGGAGGTCGAGGGGGCGTTCGCCGAGGGCCTCGGTTTCGACGGATCGGCCATCGAGGGTCTGACCCGCTCGTTCGAGGCCGACGTGCTCGCGCACCCGGATCCGTCGACCTTCCAGATCCTCCCGTGGCGCGGCGAGATCGATCCGACCGCGCGCATGTTCTGCGACATCACGACTCCCGACGGCCAGCCCGCCGTCGCCGACCCGCGCAACGTGCTGAAGCGGACGCTCGCCAAGGCCGCCGAGCGAGGGTTCACGTTCTACACGCACCCCGAGATCGAGTTCTACCTGTTGAAGTCGTCGACCTTCGGCGCGGAGGGCCCCGAGCCCGTCGACTCCGCCGGCTACTTCGACAACGTCCCCGGTGGCACCGCGCACGACTTCCGCCGCCGGTCGGTGCGGATGCTCGAGGACCTCGGGATCTCGGTCGAGTTCAGCCACCACGAGGCGGGGCCCGGCCAGAACGAGATCGACCTGCGCTACGCGGACGCCCTCACGACCGCCGACAACATCATGACGTTCCGCACGGTCATCAAGGAGGTGGCGATCGAGCAGGGCGTCTACGCGACCTTCATGCCCAAGCCCCTCTCCGGCCACCCCGGATCGGGCATGCACACCCACCTCTCGCTCTTCGAGGGCGACGTCAACGTGTTCTACGAGCAGGGCGCGCAGTACCAGCTGTCGAAGCTGGGGCGTCAGTTCATCGCGGGACTGCTCAAGCACGCCCCCGAGATCACGGCGGTCACCAACCAGTTCGTGAACTCCTACAAGCGACTCTGGGGCGGCGACGAGGCCCCCAGCTACGTCTCGTGGGGCCACAACAACCGCTCCGCTCTCGTGCGCGTGCCGCTGTACAAGCCGAACAAGGGCCAGTCCTCGCGCATCGAGTACCGCGCTCTCGACTCGGCCGCCAACCCCTACCTCGCCTACTCGCTGCTGCTGGCCGCGGGACTCAAGGGCATCGAGGAGGGCTACGAGCTCCCCGCCGAGGCCGAGGACAACGTCTGGTCGCTCACCGACGCCGAGCGCCGCGCCCTCGGCTACAGCCCGCTGCCGGCGAGCCTCGACCGCGCCATCTCGCTGATGGAGGAGTCGGAGCTGGTCGCCGAGACGCTCGGCGAGCAGGTGTTCAACTTCGTGCTGCTCAACAAGCGGAAGGACTGGGCCGAGTACCGCGCCCAGGTCACTCCGTACGAGCTGCGCAGCAACCTCGAGATGCTCTGA
- a CDS encoding bifunctional [glutamine synthetase] adenylyltransferase/[glutamine synthetase]-adenylyl-L-tyrosine phosphorylase has product MARERTLSDIARLGFAELGETGARIAEAERLAGRSLGSVVPAFASVADPDAALQALIDLLRSHRDRMDAVLADDDALVRLLKVTGASSGIADFLQRRPDELRSLLDPVLTLPGRAELRDDLLESVGAVDGFAAVGEEAGWVALRVRYRRLLTRIAVHDLSQADPVAAIDRVTRALADLAGAALEASLAVARADLVAGVGPGRFTRDEVAATRLAVIGMGKAGAHELNYVSDVDVIFVAEGDPEHELSNARAIDIATRLAVLLMRGASALAVEPELWEVDPNLRPEGKQGALVRTLESHVTYYDRWAKSWEFQALLKARPLAGDVGLGQAYVDAVAPKVWSSASRENFVESVQRMRERVTEHIPQNDVHYQLKLGPGGLRDIEFTVQLLQLVHGQTDDEIHMPGTLLALGALADRGYIGRSAADEFSKDYRALRLLEHRLQLRRLRRTHLMPRDEHELRTLARSSGLARSAEELLVLWNGIKHRVRGLHERLFYRPLLSAVASLPDGGAELSTGQAEARLAAIGFTDARGALGHIAAMTSGVSRRASIQRHLVPVMLQWFADGADPDYGLLAFRRLSDTLGGTPWFLRMLRDSSGAAKRLTTVLSGSRYVGELLDRIPESAAWLEDDDDLRPRSAAQLAEEVRAVLARHDTPEAVAGVLRAMRRREVLRTAVGGVLGLSTIEQIAQSLTDIISALLTGVLASVRRASADRPGADLEFAVIGMGRYGGAELGFGSDADVVYVQRPGTGEPRDAQLSAQFLVSELVRLTEDSRLPLDLDADLRPEGKNGLLVRSLDSYRAYYARWSLTWEAQALLRARGVAGDEALIRDFAALADGIRYPSAISDRDIREVKRIKARVENERLPQGADPKRHLKLGRGSLSDVEWLVQLLQLQHAHAIPELRTTSTLTALRVAEEAELLSASDAERLRAAWLLSSRVRSAMTLWSNRTSDVLPTDRMQLEGVARLLEYPAGSATQLEDDYLGVTRRARAVFERRFYGPADGESTTR; this is encoded by the coding sequence ATGGCTCGCGAACGCACGCTCAGTGACATCGCGCGCCTCGGTTTCGCCGAGCTCGGCGAGACCGGGGCGCGGATCGCGGAGGCGGAGCGGCTCGCCGGGCGGTCCCTGGGCTCCGTCGTTCCGGCGTTCGCGTCGGTCGCGGACCCGGATGCGGCGCTCCAGGCGCTGATCGATCTCCTTCGCAGCCACCGCGATCGGATGGACGCCGTCCTCGCCGACGACGACGCCCTCGTCCGGCTCCTGAAGGTCACGGGGGCGTCCTCGGGCATCGCCGACTTCCTGCAGCGGCGTCCGGACGAGTTGCGGAGCCTCCTCGATCCGGTCCTCACCCTGCCCGGCCGTGCCGAGCTCCGCGACGACCTCCTCGAGTCCGTGGGCGCCGTCGACGGTTTCGCGGCGGTCGGCGAGGAGGCCGGCTGGGTCGCGCTCCGCGTCCGCTACCGGCGACTCCTGACCCGCATCGCCGTGCACGACCTGTCGCAGGCCGATCCGGTCGCCGCGATCGACCGGGTGACCCGGGCCCTCGCCGACCTCGCGGGCGCGGCCCTGGAGGCCTCTCTCGCCGTGGCCCGGGCCGATCTCGTCGCCGGAGTCGGTCCGGGCCGCTTCACGCGCGACGAGGTCGCCGCGACCCGCCTCGCGGTCATCGGGATGGGCAAGGCCGGGGCGCACGAGCTCAACTACGTCAGTGACGTCGACGTCATCTTCGTCGCCGAGGGCGACCCCGAGCACGAGCTGTCGAACGCGCGGGCGATCGACATCGCGACCCGGCTGGCCGTCCTCCTCATGCGCGGCGCTTCTGCGTTGGCGGTCGAGCCCGAGCTCTGGGAGGTCGACCCGAACCTGCGGCCCGAGGGCAAGCAGGGCGCTCTGGTGCGCACGCTCGAGTCGCACGTCACGTACTACGACCGCTGGGCGAAGAGCTGGGAGTTCCAGGCCCTGCTGAAAGCCCGTCCGCTCGCGGGCGACGTCGGGCTCGGTCAGGCCTACGTCGACGCGGTCGCTCCGAAGGTCTGGTCGAGCGCGTCGCGCGAGAACTTCGTCGAATCGGTGCAGCGGATGCGCGAGCGCGTCACCGAGCACATCCCGCAGAACGACGTGCACTACCAGCTCAAGCTCGGCCCCGGCGGCCTGCGCGACATCGAGTTCACCGTCCAGCTCCTGCAGCTCGTGCACGGGCAGACGGACGACGAGATCCACATGCCCGGCACGCTCCTCGCACTCGGCGCACTCGCCGACCGCGGCTACATCGGACGCTCCGCCGCCGACGAGTTCTCGAAGGACTACCGCGCGCTCCGCCTGCTCGAGCACCGCCTGCAGCTCCGCCGGCTCCGCCGCACGCATCTCATGCCCCGCGACGAGCACGAGCTGCGGACCCTGGCGCGCTCGAGCGGTCTCGCGCGGTCCGCCGAGGAGCTCCTCGTCCTCTGGAACGGCATCAAGCACCGCGTCCGGGGCCTGCACGAGCGCCTCTTCTACCGCCCGCTGCTCTCGGCCGTCGCGTCGCTCCCGGACGGCGGGGCCGAGCTCTCGACCGGGCAGGCGGAGGCACGGCTCGCCGCCATCGGCTTCACCGACGCCCGCGGTGCGCTCGGCCACATCGCCGCGATGACCTCCGGAGTCTCGCGCCGCGCCAGCATCCAGCGGCACCTGGTCCCGGTGATGCTGCAGTGGTTCGCCGACGGCGCCGATCCGGACTACGGGCTGCTCGCCTTCCGGCGACTGAGCGACACCCTCGGCGGCACGCCCTGGTTCCTGCGCATGCTGCGCGACTCCTCCGGTGCCGCGAAGCGACTCACCACGGTGCTGTCCGGCTCCCGCTACGTCGGCGAGCTGCTCGACCGCATCCCGGAGTCCGCCGCCTGGCTGGAGGACGACGACGACCTCCGTCCGCGCAGCGCCGCCCAGCTGGCCGAGGAGGTCCGCGCGGTCCTAGCCCGTCACGACACTCCGGAGGCCGTCGCGGGCGTCTTGCGCGCCATGCGCCGACGCGAGGTCCTGCGGACGGCCGTCGGCGGCGTCCTCGGCCTGAGCACCATCGAGCAGATCGCGCAGAGCCTCACCGATATCATCTCGGCGCTGCTGACCGGTGTGCTGGCGTCGGTGCGCCGCGCGAGCGCCGACCGCCCGGGCGCCGACCTCGAGTTCGCCGTCATCGGGATGGGCCGCTACGGGGGAGCGGAGCTCGGCTTCGGCTCGGACGCCGACGTCGTGTACGTGCAGCGCCCCGGCACGGGGGAGCCGCGCGACGCCCAGCTCTCTGCGCAGTTCCTCGTCTCAGAACTCGTCCGCCTCACCGAGGACTCACGGCTGCCCTTGGACCTCGACGCGGATCTGAGGCCGGAGGGGAAGAACGGCCTGCTCGTGCGCTCGCTCGACTCCTACCGCGCCTACTACGCGCGCTGGTCACTGACGTGGGAGGCGCAGGCGCTCCTCCGAGCCCGCGGGGTCGCCGGCGACGAGGCGCTGATCCGCGACTTCGCCGCCCTCGCGGACGGCATCCGCTACCCGTCCGCGATCTCGGACCGCGACATCCGCGAGGTGAAGCGGATCAAGGCGCGCGTCGAGAACGAGCGCCTGCCGCAGGGCGCCGACCCGAAGCGCCACCTCAAGCTGGGCCGCGGCTCGCTGAGCGACGTCGAGTGGCTCGTGCAGCTCCTCCAGCTGCAGCACGCGCACGCGATCCCGGAGCTGCGCACGACGTCGACCCTGACGGCTCTGCGCGTGGCCGAGGAGGCGGAGCTGCTGTCGGCGAGCGACGCCGAGCGGCTCCGCGCCGCCTGGCTGCTCTCCTCCCGGGTGCGCTCGGCGATGACGCTCTGGTCGAACCGGACGAGCGACGTGCTCCCGACCGACAGGATGCAGCTCGAGGGCGTCGCCCGACTCCTCGAGTACCCGGCCGGCTCCGCCACGCAGCTCGAGGACGACTACCTCGGGGTCACCCGGCGCGCCCGCGCGGTCTTCGAGCGTCGTTTCTACGGTCCGGCCGACGGCGAGTCGACCACCCGCTGA
- a CDS encoding tyrosine-type recombinase/integrase, translating to MTDHQSGMPRRPRGTGALFLDARGYWTATVELVSSDGKRRRKVVRSRDEAFARAAVAAMSEQIGSDREARRLAFLRESVAATDLPWTVESWSAHWLETIARRRVKPKTFEAYESAVRLHIVPAIGSVPLETLSPSHLRAVETSVLDLGRSPSSALHTHRVMAVCFGDAVREEVLERNPAERMHPPRKAASKLSTLTANEAASAFRGLVSRPDGALWATLLFTGARRGEILGLELDRVGESLELSWQLQRFPWKHGCAGATACPSGWRAGACPQRHVTLPATFEHRHVYGSLYLTRPKSSAGVRYVPLIEPLRSVLLRHIRTNPIPRNGLVFVNSVGNPIDPDWASRRWIDLRKELGITKPIRLHDLRHAAVDMLYEAGVPEDLITELIGHSSSQMTRGYKSSSSQERRRAAVESMAALYR from the coding sequence ATGACCGATCACCAATCCGGGATGCCGCGACGCCCACGCGGCACCGGGGCCCTCTTCCTCGACGCACGCGGCTACTGGACTGCGACGGTCGAGCTGGTCTCGAGCGACGGCAAGCGGCGCCGAAAAGTCGTACGCAGCAGGGACGAGGCGTTTGCGCGAGCTGCAGTCGCCGCGATGTCTGAGCAGATCGGCTCGGATCGCGAGGCCCGTCGCCTTGCGTTCCTGCGCGAGTCGGTAGCGGCGACCGATCTCCCCTGGACGGTCGAGTCCTGGTCGGCGCATTGGCTTGAGACGATCGCACGCCGGCGCGTGAAGCCGAAAACGTTCGAGGCGTACGAGAGCGCCGTCCGACTCCACATCGTCCCCGCAATCGGCTCGGTCCCGCTCGAGACGCTGTCCCCCTCCCATCTCCGGGCGGTCGAGACGTCCGTACTCGACCTCGGGCGCTCACCGAGCAGTGCCCTCCACACGCACCGAGTCATGGCCGTGTGCTTTGGCGACGCCGTCCGCGAAGAGGTTCTCGAACGAAACCCAGCGGAGCGCATGCACCCGCCCAGGAAGGCGGCGAGCAAGCTTTCAACGTTGACCGCGAACGAGGCGGCATCTGCCTTCCGCGGACTCGTCTCGCGCCCGGACGGAGCGCTGTGGGCGACGCTCCTGTTCACCGGCGCCCGCCGCGGCGAGATCCTCGGGCTCGAGCTCGACCGAGTCGGCGAGAGCCTCGAGCTGTCCTGGCAGCTACAGCGCTTCCCCTGGAAGCACGGTTGTGCCGGCGCAACTGCCTGCCCTTCAGGGTGGCGCGCGGGTGCCTGCCCGCAGCGCCACGTGACTCTGCCTGCCACCTTCGAGCACCGCCACGTCTACGGCTCTCTCTACCTGACTCGGCCCAAGTCCTCGGCGGGCGTGCGATACGTGCCGCTCATCGAGCCGCTGCGATCGGTTCTTCTTCGGCACATCCGAACGAACCCCATTCCTCGGAACGGTCTCGTCTTCGTGAACTCCGTAGGCAACCCCATCGACCCCGACTGGGCATCACGTCGCTGGATCGACCTGCGGAAAGAGCTCGGGATCACGAAGCCCATCCGACTTCACGATCTCAGACACGCAGCCGTCGACATGCTTTACGAAGCGGGCGTTCCAGAAGACCTCATCACGGAGCTGATCGGACACTCGTCGTCGCAGATGACCCGCGGGTACAAGTCGTCGTCCTCGCAGGAGAGGCGTCGAGCCGCGGTCGAGAGCATGGCGGCGCTCTACCGCTAG
- a CDS encoding helix-turn-helix transcriptional regulator: MFESIQARKELGTKHRKEELLSTSYITSGGALLTLAETALRLRKSEKQLRWMLHQGTAPKSAKIGGRRIFRESDVEAFIEAAFAEAS; the protein is encoded by the coding sequence ATGTTTGAATCTATCCAAGCCCGGAAGGAACTGGGAACCAAGCACAGGAAAGAGGAACTCTTGAGCACCTCCTACATCACTTCGGGCGGAGCGCTTCTGACGCTCGCCGAGACCGCACTGCGCCTTCGAAAGTCGGAGAAGCAGCTCCGCTGGATGCTGCACCAGGGCACTGCTCCCAAGTCCGCGAAAATCGGTGGCCGCCGGATTTTCCGAGAGTCGGACGTCGAGGCGTTCATCGAAGCGGCTTTCGCGGAGGCGTCCTGA
- a CDS encoding helix-turn-helix domain-containing protein: MPTPDEQIGSNLIKLRGSMTQRELAEKMKQRGWKWTHVTVGSIERGERPLRLAEAEAVVDAIGHGFVHNLLASEADATVQVWMRKMWEANAAVEKAVRTYVETQLQLSMAAYSAQPHPDSTTGEGILDWLSHSPQRAVETTLERIWSEDAMEASLAERLYGETDGEDRGIDISDDTYIKAFYSWQRHGEHPEAP, translated from the coding sequence ATGCCTACCCCTGACGAGCAGATCGGCTCCAACCTGATCAAGTTGCGTGGCTCCATGACGCAGAGAGAGCTCGCGGAGAAGATGAAGCAACGGGGGTGGAAATGGACTCACGTCACGGTCGGATCGATTGAGCGAGGTGAGCGACCTCTCCGCCTCGCTGAGGCGGAAGCGGTTGTCGACGCAATCGGGCACGGCTTCGTCCACAACCTCCTGGCGTCGGAAGCCGACGCGACAGTGCAGGTGTGGATGCGGAAGATGTGGGAAGCCAATGCTGCGGTGGAGAAGGCCGTACGCACTTACGTTGAGACTCAGCTGCAGCTTTCGATGGCCGCATACAGCGCGCAGCCACACCCGGACAGCACAACTGGCGAAGGAATTTTGGACTGGTTGAGCCATTCACCTCAGCGAGCGGTGGAGACGACACTCGAACGAATCTGGTCTGAGGATGCGATGGAAGCATCGCTGGCGGAGCGGCTCTACGGAGAGACTGACGGTGAGGACCGCGGGATCGACATCTCCGACGACACATACATCAAGGCCTTCTACTCGTGGCAACGGCATGGCGAGCATCCAGAAGCGCCCTAA
- a CDS encoding tyrosine-type recombinase/integrase → MASIQKRPNGRWRARYRDANGKEHARHFEFKNNPKKPAESAQHWLDSVTASVVRGDYLDPETARMTVGEWCDRWLAGYATNRPSTVRQARTHLKHIRVAFGPRPLASVRPSEVKTWTAALKQQGLADSTVYALHARLSHLFSDAVHDGLVPRSPVSRRTSPGAGKQRPYVATTEQIWALHDAMPEGMKPVILLGAFAGLRVAEIAALRTTDVDFMRGVITPAIQYPAEPLKTEMSRTPIPIPTELALELNRVPAKWGSSTLVVGAYGRPVAPYTIETAFRVARDAIDGLPEGFRIHDCRHYFASLLIASGLDVKVVQARLRHASAKTTLDTYGHMWPDKDESARAAVAHVLAARADSLRTDPATSVGSSYTP, encoded by the coding sequence ATGGCGAGCATCCAGAAGCGCCCTAACGGCAGGTGGCGGGCGCGGTACCGGGACGCCAATGGCAAGGAGCACGCGCGTCACTTCGAGTTCAAGAACAATCCGAAGAAGCCCGCTGAGTCCGCGCAACACTGGCTCGACTCGGTGACAGCCTCAGTCGTCCGCGGGGACTACCTCGACCCCGAGACGGCGCGGATGACCGTGGGGGAGTGGTGCGACCGCTGGCTCGCCGGATACGCGACCAATCGACCGTCAACGGTCCGGCAGGCGCGCACCCACCTCAAGCACATACGCGTCGCATTCGGCCCCCGTCCTCTCGCCAGCGTCCGGCCGTCCGAGGTGAAGACGTGGACCGCGGCACTGAAGCAGCAGGGACTCGCGGACTCCACGGTCTACGCCCTGCACGCTCGCCTGTCACATTTGTTCTCCGACGCCGTGCACGACGGGCTGGTGCCTCGCTCTCCGGTCTCGAGGCGCACGTCTCCGGGTGCGGGGAAGCAGCGGCCGTATGTTGCGACGACGGAGCAGATCTGGGCGCTCCACGACGCCATGCCCGAGGGAATGAAGCCGGTGATCCTCCTCGGCGCGTTCGCCGGCCTGAGGGTAGCCGAGATCGCCGCGCTGCGTACGACGGACGTCGACTTCATGCGCGGTGTGATTACTCCTGCGATCCAGTACCCGGCTGAGCCGCTCAAGACGGAGATGTCGCGTACTCCGATCCCGATCCCCACCGAACTCGCGCTCGAGTTGAACCGGGTGCCGGCGAAATGGGGGAGCAGCACCCTCGTCGTCGGCGCCTACGGCCGCCCGGTCGCGCCATACACGATCGAGACGGCGTTCCGGGTCGCGCGGGACGCGATCGACGGCCTACCTGAGGGTTTCCGGATTCACGACTGCCGTCACTACTTCGCGTCGCTGCTGATCGCGTCCGGGCTTGACGTGAAGGTCGTGCAGGCCCGCCTCCGGCACGCGTCAGCGAAGACGACGCTCGACACCTACGGGCACATGTGGCCCGACAAAGACGAGTCCGCACGAGCGGCCGTTGCACATGTGCTGGCCGCTCGTGCGGACTCGTTGCGGACTGACCCCGCTACTTCCGTGGGTTCTAGCTACACCCCGTAG
- the glnA gene encoding type I glutamate--ammonia ligase yields MFKDSSEVLKFIKDTDVKFLDIRFTDLPGVQQHFNIPASTVDEEFFSVGQLFDGSSIRGFANIHESDMQLIPDVTTAYVDPFRVERTLILVFDIYNPRNGEIYSKDPRQVAKKAEKYLASTGIADTAFFAPEAEFYIFDDVRYEITQNSAFHSVDSVEGAWNSGRVEEGGNLGNKTPYKGGYFPVSPVDKQADLRDDICLKLIDAGLILERSHHEVGTGGQAEINYRFDTMVHAADDILKFKYIVKNTAEQWGKTATFMPKPLFGDNGSGMHTHQSLWNDGTPLFYDENGYGGLSDLARWYIGGLLKHAPAVLAFTNPTVNSYHRLIPGFEAPVNLVYSAGNRSASIRIPITGTNPKAKRIEFRAPDASGNPYLAFAAQLMAGLDGIKNRIEPHEPVDKDLYELPPEEAKLIPQVPATLGEALDALEADHDFLLQGGVFTQELIDTWIEYKREKEIKPLAQRPHPFEFELYYGV; encoded by the coding sequence ATGTTCAAAGATTCTTCCGAGGTGCTCAAGTTCATCAAGGACACGGACGTCAAGTTCCTCGACATCCGGTTCACCGATCTCCCCGGTGTCCAGCAGCACTTCAACATCCCCGCCTCGACCGTCGACGAGGAGTTCTTCTCGGTCGGCCAGCTCTTCGACGGGTCCTCGATCCGTGGATTCGCGAACATCCACGAGTCGGACATGCAGCTGATCCCCGATGTGACGACCGCCTACGTGGACCCGTTCCGCGTCGAGCGCACCCTGATCCTCGTCTTCGACATCTACAACCCGCGCAACGGCGAGATCTACTCGAAGGACCCGCGCCAGGTGGCCAAGAAGGCTGAGAAGTACCTCGCCTCGACCGGCATCGCCGACACCGCGTTCTTCGCCCCCGAGGCCGAGTTCTACATCTTCGACGACGTCCGCTACGAGATCACGCAGAACTCGGCGTTCCACTCCGTCGACTCCGTCGAGGGCGCCTGGAACTCGGGCCGCGTCGAAGAGGGCGGCAACCTCGGCAACAAGACGCCCTACAAGGGCGGCTACTTCCCTGTGAGCCCCGTCGACAAGCAGGCCGACCTGCGCGACGACATCTGCCTCAAGCTGATCGACGCCGGCCTCATCCTCGAGCGCTCGCACCACGAGGTGGGCACCGGCGGACAGGCCGAGATCAACTACCGCTTCGACACCATGGTGCACGCGGCCGACGACATCCTGAAGTTCAAGTACATCGTCAAGAACACGGCCGAGCAGTGGGGCAAGACCGCCACGTTCATGCCGAAGCCCCTCTTCGGCGACAACGGCTCGGGCATGCACACCCACCAGTCGCTGTGGAACGACGGCACGCCGCTCTTCTACGACGAGAACGGCTACGGCGGACTCTCCGACCTCGCCCGCTGGTACATCGGAGGCCTGCTCAAGCACGCCCCCGCCGTGCTCGCGTTCACGAACCCGACGGTGAACTCCTACCACCGCCTGATCCCGGGCTTCGAGGCGCCGGTCAACCTGGTCTACTCGGCCGGCAACCGCTCCGCGTCGATCCGCATCCCGATCACGGGCACCAACCCCAAGGCCAAGCGCATCGAGTTCCGTGCGCCCGACGCCTCGGGCAACCCGTACCTCGCCTTCGCCGCGCAGCTGATGGCGGGCCTCGACGGCATCAAGAACCGCATCGAGCCGCACGAGCCGGTCGACAAGGACCTCTACGAGCTGCCCCCCGAGGAGGCGAAGCTCATCCCGCAGGTCCCCGCGACCCTCGGCGAGGCTCTCGACGCCCTCGAGGCCGACCACGACTTCCTGCTGCAGGGCGGCGTGTTCACCCAGGAGCTCATCGACACCTGGATCGAGTACAAGCGCGAGAAGGAGATCAAGCCGCTCGCGCAGCGCCCGCACCCCTTCGAGTTCGAGCTGTACTACGGGGTGTAG
- a CDS encoding transporter, which yields MPGPERRTFADVPPSHWPGERLGLPREGRMSIARPGRRFAALAVDFAIAALISLAFFSYDRWASLILFVVLQAVFIPTIGGGIGHRLLRMRVVRLGGGWVGAWRPLVRSLLLAVLVPALVWDSDQRGFHDKVAGTVLVRY from the coding sequence ATGCCCGGACCGGAACGCAGGACCTTCGCCGATGTGCCCCCGAGCCACTGGCCGGGGGAGCGGCTCGGCCTGCCCCGTGAGGGCCGGATGTCGATCGCGCGACCGGGTCGCCGCTTCGCCGCGCTGGCGGTCGACTTCGCGATCGCGGCGCTGATCTCGCTGGCGTTCTTCTCCTACGACCGCTGGGCGAGCCTGATCCTGTTCGTGGTCCTGCAGGCGGTCTTCATCCCGACCATCGGCGGTGGCATCGGGCACCGCCTGCTCCGGATGCGCGTCGTCCGACTCGGCGGCGGCTGGGTGGGGGCGTGGCGCCCGCTGGTGCGCTCGCTGCTCCTGGCCGTGCTCGTTCCCGCGCTGGTCTGGGACTCCGACCAGCGCGGCTTCCACGACAAGGTCGCGGGAACGGTGCTCGTCCGCTACTGA